Proteins encoded together in one Rhizobium bangladeshense window:
- a CDS encoding acyltransferase, with protein MAADKASYRNRGGILQRLVTAYKRIRYFNRAGSNLVVKRSAEFRMVKHAVLEVGSDVTIQDYSFFQLTMPEPKVFIGNNTVIGRRNIITAKNRISIGNDVLIGSDVQIIDHGHGVRRDIPIRLQKAEIGFVEIGDDVWIGAGAKILMNVTIGSGAVIGANSVVTGDIPEYAIAVGAPAKVVKYRT; from the coding sequence ATGGCAGCCGACAAAGCTTCGTACCGGAATCGCGGAGGAATTCTTCAGCGCCTCGTTACCGCCTATAAGCGCATTCGCTATTTCAATCGCGCTGGCTCGAACCTGGTTGTCAAGCGTAGCGCCGAGTTCCGTATGGTGAAGCACGCAGTTCTCGAGGTGGGCAGCGATGTCACGATTCAAGACTATTCCTTCTTTCAACTCACGATGCCTGAGCCGAAGGTTTTCATTGGAAATAATACCGTCATCGGCCGCCGAAACATCATCACTGCCAAGAACCGCATATCCATCGGAAATGACGTGTTGATCGGTTCAGATGTCCAGATCATCGATCACGGACATGGCGTGCGGCGAGACATACCAATTCGGCTACAGAAGGCTGAGATCGGCTTCGTCGAAATCGGTGATGATGTTTGGATTGGCGCGGGCGCCAAAATATTGATGAACGTCACGATAGGGTCCGGCGCTGTGATCGGAGCGAATTCTGTCGTCACTGGTGATATCCCCGAATACGCAATCGCCGTTGGCGCGCCGGCGAAGGTAGTCAAATACCGAACGTAA